The following proteins are co-located in the Candidatus Cloacimonadota bacterium genome:
- a CDS encoding PD-(D/E)XK nuclease family protein, which produces MIEHRFYDFQDDLIEKVLQDHPKERAVFIFPTERSKKETLRLFQQSSDFSDNIFLTMEEFKECLFVDDLPLLREERRNIALYYSLSPEHKRDLKIQNYFQFISFAGDFFSFWEEFSEEQVDIENCLEVLENLGEDVLDWQRKTYVMLCEIRESYRLYLGKKGWTDKIFLIDDTKVIFDYFRDKKRFVFINQHYYTRLENRLLNMLEEENFEITVCYQLPESLVDKEKNCLIEHPLFPISDLNDHLTEKIEIFTAQNDFSMYQRFLDILQTTEDLKNAFDSKFYRSSYPRFLSPSHFSGVDNEPLINSRVSLFLTSLVELLDSIIIEHTKKNELIPIVVLKKLLSEDVFYRYFEQDLSNQDKILAILDFYLRENYCYLDLNLNCLIVFKKSKTEINIEVFKTFLHKIFSLLNRLVEVRSIKDFIASIDTEQGFQLNSLISEDERTFSDLPETFYKSLADFANIEDLGIINNEIFWNEGQKRTRFTDCLSILKLMLLYMRPKRYKLYYHRDKRQIEISSLMDSRNLSFEKVAVLNVTEGVLPAGRSTPFLFTESQRKKLGLKTYEDIRLWEKYYFFRLLLNSRHVYLFAQRNVNINNEVSSFIEELRLMFSNEKRANSLENVIEIKEEIVPDQGYEEFYRQVIQPDDKYLPDRTLIKDPHFYIIPYHKENDREHNKLVLSYSSYKILHNSPFSYYLKYLGIIDEEVIYKPLSPLLIGTIAHEIIDKIWHIVQIPSEEDLTEFFENLPIKVSGILEQLSNHILNSEELYYKIPHTYSYRYFKEIFLPIVEDGIESFFFLLQDIIKHKNSRFNKEPEKWGDKCKFPLPMGIDLDLNLRGKGDLVVTEYDLDNQQEFFKIFDYKTGFLSDSKELVTQLIFYELLFYYLKKDKSTTLPELVESISESDKIRSYMYSLTDKKMKELNEFYSRKTKKELFCEFINTLIIVLQNILDSGYAGIRSRSSLCLFPEIVRTDLLKKNISIDSFTADKGGI; this is translated from the coding sequence ATGATTGAACACCGGTTTTACGATTTTCAAGATGATCTGATAGAGAAAGTCTTGCAGGATCATCCGAAAGAGAGAGCTGTCTTTATATTTCCGACAGAGAGATCGAAGAAGGAAACACTCAGGTTATTTCAACAAAGCTCCGATTTCTCTGATAACATCTTTCTGACCATGGAAGAATTCAAAGAATGTCTCTTTGTTGATGATCTACCTTTATTGAGAGAAGAGAGAAGGAATATTGCCCTCTATTACTCATTGAGTCCTGAGCACAAGCGAGATTTGAAAATTCAGAACTATTTTCAATTTATTAGTTTTGCCGGTGATTTTTTCTCTTTTTGGGAAGAGTTTTCTGAAGAGCAGGTTGATATTGAGAACTGCCTTGAGGTGTTAGAAAATCTTGGTGAAGATGTGCTCGACTGGCAAAGAAAAACCTATGTAATGTTGTGCGAAATTAGAGAAAGTTACCGGCTATATCTGGGAAAGAAGGGTTGGACTGATAAAATATTTCTGATTGATGATACCAAAGTGATTTTCGATTATTTTAGAGATAAGAAGAGATTTGTGTTTATCAATCAACACTACTATACGAGATTAGAAAACAGATTGTTAAATATGCTGGAAGAAGAAAATTTCGAGATAACTGTCTGTTATCAGCTACCCGAAAGCTTAGTCGATAAAGAAAAAAATTGTCTGATAGAGCATCCCCTCTTCCCCATTTCTGATCTGAATGATCATCTGACTGAGAAGATCGAGATCTTTACCGCTCAAAATGACTTTTCAATGTATCAAAGATTCTTAGATATACTACAGACAACAGAGGATCTAAAGAATGCCTTCGATAGTAAATTCTATAGAAGCTCCTATCCCCGTTTTCTCTCTCCCAGTCATTTTTCGGGTGTGGATAATGAACCTTTGATCAACTCCCGTGTATCTCTTTTTCTAACAAGTTTAGTAGAATTATTGGATAGCATAATCATAGAGCATACAAAGAAGAATGAGCTGATACCAATTGTTGTTTTAAAGAAACTTCTATCTGAAGATGTCTTTTATAGATACTTCGAGCAAGACCTTTCTAATCAGGATAAGATCTTGGCTATTCTTGACTTCTATCTACGAGAGAATTATTGTTATCTCGATTTGAACCTAAATTGCCTAATTGTTTTTAAGAAAAGCAAGACAGAGATTAACATTGAGGTTTTTAAAACTTTCCTGCACAAAATCTTCTCACTTCTTAACCGCTTAGTTGAGGTGAGATCGATAAAAGACTTTATTGCATCAATTGACACAGAACAGGGCTTCCAACTCAACAGCTTAATATCGGAAGATGAAAGAACATTCAGCGATTTGCCGGAAACTTTTTACAAGAGCTTAGCAGATTTTGCCAATATAGAGGATTTGGGGATTATCAATAACGAGATCTTCTGGAATGAAGGACAAAAGAGGACAAGGTTTACCGATTGTTTAAGTATTTTGAAGCTTATGTTGCTCTATATGCGACCAAAGAGATATAAATTGTATTACCATCGAGATAAAAGGCAGATAGAGATCAGTTCGTTAATGGATAGCCGTAATCTCTCATTTGAGAAAGTTGCTGTTCTGAATGTTACTGAAGGTGTATTGCCTGCAGGTCGATCAACACCTTTTCTCTTCACCGAAAGTCAGAGAAAAAAGCTCGGGCTGAAGACTTATGAAGACATTAGGTTATGGGAAAAGTATTATTTTTTCCGCTTATTGCTCAACTCCCGTCATGTCTATCTTTTCGCCCAAAGAAATGTTAATATAAACAATGAAGTTAGCTCTTTTATAGAAGAATTAAGATTAATGTTCAGTAATGAAAAGAGAGCAAATTCTTTGGAAAATGTTATCGAAATAAAAGAAGAAATAGTACCTGATCAGGGCTATGAAGAGTTTTACCGGCAGGTAATTCAGCCGGATGACAAATATCTACCTGATAGAACTCTGATAAAAGACCCTCATTTCTATATTATACCTTATCATAAAGAAAATGATCGTGAACACAATAAACTCGTACTCAGCTATTCTTCTTATAAGATCCTGCATAATTCCCCGTTCTCTTATTATCTGAAATATTTGGGAATAATTGATGAAGAAGTTATCTATAAACCTCTGTCTCCTCTCTTGATCGGGACAATAGCTCATGAGATAATCGACAAGATCTGGCATATTGTGCAAATCCCCTCTGAAGAAGATCTGACAGAGTTTTTTGAAAACTTGCCTATTAAAGTCAGTGGGATCTTAGAGCAGTTAAGTAATCATATCCTGAATTCAGAAGAGCTGTATTACAAAATACCACATACCTATAGTTACCGCTATTTCAAAGAGATCTTCCTACCGATCGTCGAAGATGGCATTGAATCTTTTTTCTTCTTACTGCAAGATATTATTAAACACAAGAATTCCCGCTTCAACAAAGAACCAGAAAAATGGGGAGATAAATGTAAATTCCCATTACCGATGGGGATAGATCTGGACCTAAATCTGCGTGGTAAGGGTGATTTAGTTGTCACGGAATATGATCTGGATAATCAACAGGAATTTTTTAAAATCTTTGATTATAAGACCGGCTTTCTCAGTGACAGCAAAGAGTTGGTTACCCAGTTAATATTTTATGAGTTACTCTTCTACTATCTCAAAAAGGATAAGTCAACAACTCTACCTGAATTAGTAGAAAGCATTTCTGAATCTGACAAGATAAGATCATATATGTATTCTCTCACCGATAAGAAGATGAAAGAACTCAATGAGTTCTATTCTCGTAAAACAAAAAAGGAACTTTTCTGTGAGTTTATTAATACTCTAATCATAGTTCTGCAAAACATACTAGACAGCGGATATGCAGGAATCAGATCCCGCTCTTCACTCTGTCTGTTTCCCGAAATAGTGAGAACCGATCTGCTGAAGAAGAACATCTCGATCGATAGTTTTACGGCTGATAAAGGGGGTATTTAA
- a CDS encoding DUF4340 domain-containing protein, protein MSKNNRILIAIFVLLIIAFLVVRYTKDPRERREKFFKVNIENIASIEMKTVRDTLVISNDGFDWYIDYPFHFEIEQTRLNNFFTQVLPVETSSTPVALSEESFPNYQVTEDRGTVLKFFDRNAQLIDSAIIGRSGTFAYARRSEDNRVYQLFDNISFMVNPNLNQWRSNNIVSIPRGQISSIDVTYELNQYTITATDTLWLFTDQEHTFSIPENNNNLRRILTKIERMNLINYIDYQYEDYMSLLLDPQLILTIRLINDTVTSLIFAFDIDNENFIVQRDDMTDHLFIIDTDTVDLFTRSPQHFED, encoded by the coding sequence ATGAGCAAGAATAACAGAATACTAATTGCAATATTTGTACTTTTAATTATCGCATTTCTTGTTGTCAGATATACAAAAGACCCCAGAGAAAGAAGAGAAAAATTCTTCAAAGTGAATATTGAGAATATAGCTTCTATTGAGATGAAAACTGTCAGAGATACATTAGTAATTTCTAATGACGGCTTTGACTGGTATATTGATTACCCTTTTCACTTCGAGATAGAACAGACCAGATTAAATAACTTTTTTACTCAAGTGTTACCTGTCGAAACTTCCAGTACACCAGTGGCATTATCTGAAGAGTCTTTTCCAAACTATCAAGTTACTGAAGATAGGGGAACTGTACTAAAATTCTTTGATCGAAATGCCCAACTGATTGATAGTGCAATAATAGGAAGAAGCGGAACATTTGCCTATGCGCGAAGATCAGAAGATAATCGAGTATATCAGTTATTTGATAACATTTCGTTTATGGTAAATCCAAACCTTAATCAATGGCGATCCAATAATATCGTCTCTATACCTCGAGGACAAATTTCTTCAATTGATGTAACCTATGAGCTGAATCAGTATACTATTACAGCTACAGATACTCTTTGGTTATTTACCGATCAAGAACACACATTCTCTATTCCTGAAAATAATAACAACCTAAGGAGAATCTTAACCAAGATTGAACGGATGAATTTGATTAATTACATAGATTATCAATACGAGGATTACATGTCACTCTTACTTGATCCGCAACTTATTCTCACTATTAGATTGATAAACGATACTGTGACCTCTCTCATTTTTGCTTTTGATATAGATAATGAGAATTTTATAGTTCAAAGAGATGATATGACAGATCATCTCTTTATTATTGATACTGATACCGTTGATCTTTTTACTAGATCACCACAACATTTTGAGGACTAG
- a CDS encoding SagB/ThcOx family dehydrogenase, producing the protein MTISCAERTDTKSISSGEIINLPEPALDSDHSIEQALQNRRSVRRYSDNPVDLQAVSQILWSAQGITHEDRGYKTAPSAGATFPLEIYAAVGNVEGLSAGLYHYVPDNHHLVKIHNQDLRAELSSAALRQTSIRDGAFVVIIAAIFERTTGRYGERGIKYVHMEVGHVGQNIHLQAESLGLGTVVIGAFNDEEMKRVLDLPPDQIPLYLMPLGHK; encoded by the coding sequence ATGACAATTTCCTGTGCTGAAAGAACAGATACTAAATCAATAAGTTCTGGAGAAATTATCAATCTACCAGAACCTGCTTTAGATAGCGACCACTCCATTGAGCAAGCACTTCAAAACAGACGGTCTGTTAGAAGATATAGTGATAACCCGGTTGATTTGCAGGCTGTCAGCCAAATTCTCTGGTCAGCACAGGGAATAACTCATGAAGATAGAGGTTATAAAACTGCTCCATCTGCTGGAGCCACCTTTCCTTTGGAGATCTATGCTGCGGTTGGCAATGTTGAAGGTTTATCAGCCGGTTTATATCATTATGTTCCTGACAATCACCACTTGGTAAAAATTCATAATCAGGATCTTAGGGCTGAACTATCTTCTGCTGCTCTTCGTCAAACTTCTATAAGAGACGGAGCATTTGTTGTTATTATTGCAGCTATTTTCGAAAGAACTACCGGTAGATATGGCGAACGTGGTATTAAATATGTTCATATGGAAGTGGGTCACGTAGGTCAGAATATTCATCTTCAGGCAGAATCTTTAGGTTTGGGAACAGTTGTTATAGGTGCATTTAATGATGAAGAGATGAAAAGAGTTTTAGACTTACCCCCCGATCAGATCCCGCTCTACTTAATGCCCTTAGGACATAAATAA
- a CDS encoding protein-L-isoaspartate(D-aspartate) O-methyltransferase, whose amino-acid sequence MKYLIFFSTCLLAVTFLTARDSRQRERYNMVSRQIEARGITDQATLRAMRNVPRHLFIPANRRGQAYADSPVPIGYGQTISQPYIVAYMTEIIEPKEDYRVLEIGTGSGYQAAILAEIVSEVYTIEIIPELAQSATKVINDLEYDNVLIKEGDGYYGWEEFAPFDAIVVTAATEHIPPPLIAQLKDGGKMIIPVGSPFMVQNLMLVEKSNDTITTKSLMPVRFVPFTRQSDE is encoded by the coding sequence ATGAAGTATCTCATTTTTTTTTCGACCTGTCTGCTTGCGGTTACCTTCTTAACAGCACGAGATTCTCGTCAGCGTGAAAGATATAATATGGTCAGCAGACAGATTGAAGCCCGTGGCATTACTGATCAGGCAACATTACGAGCCATGAGAAATGTTCCCAGACATCTCTTTATCCCTGCAAATCGTAGAGGGCAGGCATACGCTGATTCACCAGTACCGATCGGTTATGGACAAACCATTTCTCAACCCTATATAGTTGCTTACATGACAGAGATAATTGAGCCCAAAGAGGATTATCGGGTTCTGGAAATAGGTACAGGATCAGGATATCAAGCTGCTATCTTAGCTGAAATCGTCTCTGAGGTTTACACCATTGAGATCATTCCCGAACTTGCTCAGTCAGCTACTAAAGTCATTAATGATCTTGAATACGATAATGTACTTATCAAAGAGGGTGATGGTTATTACGGTTGGGAAGAATTCGCTCCTTTTGATGCTATAGTTGTAACTGCTGCTACGGAACATATTCCACCACCATTGATCGCTCAACTAAAAGATGGTGGTAAAATGATCATTCCCGTCGGATCACCTTTCATGGTGCAGAATCTAATGCTGGTTGAAAAAAGTAATGATACTATAACAACCAAGTCCTTAATGCCTGTTAGATTTGTCCCCTTCACCAGACAAAGTGATGAGTGA
- a CDS encoding T9SS type A sorting domain-containing protein, with product MNWEKIFLVGVLFYLFITDLSAQVEENSFIAGGGIGWDIANSITVSDIAFITGSFQDTAIFGNMSVTCEGEQDIFVLSYDFLWGQIEWVVRAGGEGINSGQDIAMDGQGNIYITGYFSGTAEFGDITLNSIGEKDIFVAKLDYNGNWLWAQRAGGISNDYSNSIAIDSNDNILITGRFYETAYFGNIELISSGSADIFIAKLSSTGSWLWATNAGGEDYAESTAISISQNDEIYITGFFSGTIEFATKDNEVSLSSTGWADVFVAKLDSDGKWIWAIRAGSEQLDISHDIYSYSYDSGYDVIYITGEFRGTAHLGEDIIISGSSYLPNIFVAKIDGEGIWLWAQQSLGTAASIARSICSYQNVQQLVIVGNYWNDVQFGNFELHDSGSFIALINTDSGDWLHAQRIGNSSTLQGYSASSVPEHVDILILVTGIFSGSVQFGGQTYHSVGLTDIYIAGYFFLSNVLPVPTELLVYNYPNPFNPETTIIFRLPQATEVRLEIFNIKGQKIATLLNDYRGIGEHRIEWNGKDNQGTIQSSGVYLYRLLTAKESVFNKMVKVK from the coding sequence ATGAATTGGGAAAAAATATTTCTAGTAGGAGTGTTATTCTATCTTTTCATTACTGATCTATCGGCACAAGTTGAGGAAAATAGCTTTATAGCAGGAGGGGGCATAGGTTGGGATATAGCAAATAGCATTACTGTGAGCGATATAGCATTTATAACTGGTAGTTTTCAAGATACAGCCATCTTTGGTAATATGTCTGTGACCTGTGAGGGTGAACAGGATATTTTTGTACTAAGTTATGATTTTCTTTGGGGTCAAATTGAATGGGTAGTCAGAGCGGGTGGAGAAGGTATCAATTCTGGCCAAGATATAGCAATGGACGGTCAAGGCAATATCTATATAACCGGATATTTTTCAGGAACAGCAGAATTTGGAGATATTACTTTGAATAGTATCGGTGAAAAAGATATCTTTGTCGCAAAATTAGATTATAATGGGAATTGGCTCTGGGCGCAAAGAGCTGGAGGGATAAGTAATGATTACAGCAACTCAATAGCTATAGATAGTAACGACAACATTCTCATCACAGGGAGATTTTATGAAACTGCCTATTTTGGGAATATTGAACTGATAAGCTCGGGTAGTGCGGATATATTTATAGCAAAATTATCATCTACCGGCAGCTGGCTCTGGGCAACAAATGCTGGTGGAGAAGATTATGCAGAGAGTACCGCTATTTCTATTAGTCAAAATGATGAAATCTACATTACTGGTTTTTTCTCAGGAACAATAGAGTTTGCTACAAAGGATAACGAGGTTTCTCTTTCCAGTACCGGTTGGGCAGATGTATTTGTTGCCAAATTAGATAGTGATGGTAAATGGATATGGGCTATAAGAGCCGGCAGTGAACAACTGGATATCAGTCATGATATTTATTCCTATTCATACGATAGTGGTTACGATGTAATTTATATTACCGGTGAATTTCGAGGTACAGCTCATCTCGGTGAAGATATCATTATTAGTGGTAGTAGTTATTTGCCCAATATTTTTGTCGCTAAAATAGACGGAGAGGGAATCTGGCTCTGGGCACAACAATCTTTGGGTACTGCAGCATCCATTGCAAGATCTATTTGTTCGTATCAGAATGTACAACAGCTAGTTATTGTTGGAAACTACTGGAATGATGTTCAATTTGGAAATTTCGAATTGCATGATAGCGGTAGTTTTATTGCTTTAATAAACACTGACTCCGGTGATTGGCTTCATGCACAAAGAATTGGAAACTCTTCAACTCTTCAAGGGTACTCAGCCAGTTCGGTACCAGAACATGTGGATATACTAATTCTTGTGACAGGTATATTTAGTGGCAGTGTTCAATTTGGTGGTCAAACATATCATAGTGTAGGTCTGACAGATATCTATATTGCCGGGTATTTTTTTCTTAGTAATGTTCTCCCTGTCCCAACAGAACTGTTAGTTTATAATTATCCCAACCCGTTCAATCCAGAAACAACCATTATTTTTCGATTACCGCAGGCTACTGAGGTCAGACTAGAGATATTCAATATTAAAGGGCAAAAGATTGCTACATTATTGAATGATTACAGAGGTATTGGAGAACATCGCATAGAATGGAACGGTAAAGACAATCAAGGAACTATTCAGTCCTCCGGAGTGTATCTTTACAGATTATTAACAGCAAAAGAATCTGTATTTAACAAAATGGTCAAAGTAAAGTAA
- a CDS encoding DUF4159 domain-containing protein — protein MEILRIVVLTIVFVGVLILSNLVFALTEMPQLARLHYDGGGDWYNDPDALPNLVRYVNNTLNTNFSTVQAVVRPSDANLFDYPFIFMTGHGNITFSDREARNLRDYLLKGGFLYADDDYGMDEAFRREIRKVFPDRDMIELPANHPLFHCYFSFSQGIPKIHEHDGKRPQAFGIFDDTGRLMVLYTYETNISDGWSDAHDNPPEVSEEAFKMGTNMLYYIMTQ, from the coding sequence ATGGAAATACTAAGAATAGTTGTATTAACAATTGTTTTTGTCGGAGTTTTGATACTATCGAACTTAGTGTTCGCTTTAACAGAAATGCCGCAACTTGCTCGCCTTCATTACGATGGTGGTGGAGACTGGTATAATGACCCTGATGCTTTACCCAATCTGGTAAGATATGTCAATAATACTCTTAACACAAACTTTTCTACTGTTCAAGCAGTAGTAAGACCATCAGATGCGAATCTTTTTGATTATCCTTTTATCTTTATGACCGGCCATGGTAATATTACTTTTTCAGATAGAGAAGCGAGAAATTTAAGAGATTATTTACTGAAAGGCGGTTTTCTTTATGCCGATGATGACTATGGTATGGATGAAGCATTTAGAAGAGAGATTCGCAAGGTTTTTCCAGACAGAGACATGATCGAACTCCCGGCAAATCATCCTCTATTTCATTGTTATTTTTCTTTTTCACAAGGCATACCAAAGATTCATGAACATGATGGTAAACGACCACAAGCATTCGGTATCTTTGATGACACCGGGAGATTGATGGTTTTATATACTTATGAAACTAATATCAGTGACGGTTGGTCTGATGCACATGATAATCCGCCCGAAGTTTCAGAAGAGGCATTTAAAATGGGAACAAATATGCTTTATTATATTATGACTCAATAG
- a CDS encoding UDP-2,3-diacylglucosamine diphosphatase: MRVYIVSDFHLSFLPKKEEEKQRNKKVIDFLGSLVSKADVLILAGDIFDLWYDWSNTIIKGYFPVLKKLADLNEAGCRLIFIAGNHDFWFGNFLKSYLNCEVYLDNFTETIDNTKVFVAHGDLYTSNDFRYKLFRNLLRHPIVRFLFSILHPEIALKIGRLISRTSRARNPLPDNNETLRTNGLDRFAASLASSYDLIVMGHSHTPKQKNINNAIYINTGDWVINSSYVLMSDGKVELLHYPNDKVSG, translated from the coding sequence TTGCGAGTCTATATAGTATCAGATTTTCATCTTAGTTTTTTGCCTAAGAAGGAAGAAGAGAAGCAAAGGAACAAGAAAGTAATTGATTTTTTAGGGAGTCTGGTTAGCAAAGCAGATGTTTTGATATTAGCCGGTGATATTTTTGATCTCTGGTATGATTGGAGCAACACTATCATTAAGGGATACTTCCCCGTCCTAAAGAAGTTGGCAGACCTGAATGAAGCAGGCTGTAGATTGATCTTTATTGCCGGTAATCATGATTTCTGGTTTGGTAATTTTCTTAAATCCTACCTCAATTGTGAAGTATATCTAGATAATTTCACTGAAACTATCGATAATACAAAGGTCTTTGTAGCCCACGGAGATCTTTATACTTCCAACGATTTCCGTTATAAACTCTTTCGCAATTTGCTCAGACATCCGATAGTTAGATTTTTATTTTCGATACTCCATCCTGAAATTGCACTTAAGATTGGCAGATTGATATCACGTACCAGTAGAGCAAGAAACCCACTACCAGATAATAATGAGACTTTACGTACTAATGGTTTGGATCGGTTCGCCGCTTCATTGGCATCCTCGTATGATTTGATAGTCATGGGGCATTCTCATACCCCTAAACAGAAAAACATTAATAATGCTATTTATATCAATACAGGCGATTGGGTAATCAATAGTTCTTATGTTCTTATGTCCGACGGCAAAGTTGAATTGCTTCATTATCCCAATGATAAAGTATCAGGATAA
- a CDS encoding GldG family protein, producing MKKQINVNNDPKTTHLKNKNRGERHRSMMFNIIIVLGILIVINLISINIFTRFDLSRGKIYSLSRSSRETVRELPDRLLIKAYFTKNLPAQLADAHRFTRDILSEYQAYSRGRIRFEFVDPSDEDHLRQEAQRNQVMPVSMRVVEDDKLEIREIFMGLVFHYQGNTETIPFIQNTRGLEYDITSSIKKITDIGRKTVGLFKIEEPMPPAMPGRQQPQTRFSLLSDMISDHYNLEQLDLTEPVSYHINTMIFAGVKDSLHIEQIYNLDQYLMRGGRLLLFQERVDANLQTMTANPIRSNLFDLLEYYGIRIKENLVTDANAGQIQVQRQQGIFSFATPVSYPPFPVISNVNKDHVVTRNLENLQMIFVSEIDRVANPSLDFVELLKTSENSGEIRGPQFDISFEKYMQQRDLRRMFNSPAKIVAGLYTGYIESFYLDMFPEEDDSLAEDFYYRTNDAKIILVADSEFIKDGAGAGAQANLDFVLNSVDYLMDDTTLIEIRARETVFKPLRELSTSGRKFVRWLNILLPSFLLLIFGAFNYQKQIRQRKLIRKIYEQE from the coding sequence ATGAAAAAACAAATTAATGTTAATAATGATCCCAAAACAACTCATTTAAAAAACAAGAATCGTGGTGAACGTCACCGCTCTATGATGTTTAATATAATCATTGTACTTGGTATTTTGATAGTCATTAACCTGATTTCTATTAATATTTTTACTCGTTTTGATCTGTCACGCGGCAAGATCTATTCTCTTTCCAGATCCAGTAGAGAGACAGTTAGAGAGCTTCCAGATCGTTTACTGATCAAAGCATATTTCACCAAAAACTTACCTGCCCAATTAGCTGATGCTCATAGATTTACCAGAGATATACTTTCCGAGTATCAAGCATATTCACGTGGTAGGATTAGATTTGAATTTGTTGATCCGAGTGATGAGGATCATCTTCGACAAGAAGCTCAACGCAATCAAGTAATGCCAGTCTCAATGCGAGTTGTTGAAGATGATAAACTAGAGATACGAGAGATTTTTATGGGTCTTGTTTTTCATTATCAGGGTAATACAGAAACAATCCCCTTTATTCAGAACACAAGGGGATTGGAATATGATATCACCAGTTCAATAAAGAAGATTACTGATATTGGAAGAAAGACTGTTGGACTTTTTAAGATCGAAGAACCAATGCCGCCTGCTATGCCTGGTAGGCAACAACCTCAAACAAGGTTTAGTTTATTATCAGATATGATCTCTGATCATTACAATCTCGAACAGCTTGATCTAACTGAACCGGTTAGTTATCATATCAATACAATGATCTTTGCTGGAGTTAAAGATTCACTTCATATTGAACAGATTTACAATCTAGATCAGTATTTAATGAGAGGTGGTAGATTACTGCTCTTTCAGGAAAGGGTTGATGCCAATTTACAAACAATGACAGCGAACCCGATTCGTTCAAATCTCTTTGATCTCTTGGAGTATTATGGTATCAGAATAAAAGAGAATCTGGTAACTGATGCCAATGCAGGTCAGATTCAAGTACAAAGACAACAGGGGATCTTTAGTTTCGCTACGCCTGTAAGTTATCCACCATTTCCCGTTATATCGAATGTTAACAAGGATCATGTAGTAACCAGAAATTTGGAAAACTTGCAGATGATCTTTGTCTCTGAAATTGATAGAGTAGCTAATCCAAGTTTAGATTTCGTTGAATTACTAAAAACCTCAGAAAACTCAGGGGAGATAAGAGGACCACAGTTTGATATATCTTTCGAAAAATATATGCAGCAGAGAGATCTTCGTCGGATGTTCAACTCTCCAGCGAAGATAGTAGCCGGGCTATATACCGGCTATATAGAAAGCTTTTACTTGGATATGTTCCCTGAAGAAGATGATTCGTTAGCTGAAGATTTTTATTATCGCACCAATGATGCTAAGATCATTTTAGTCGCAGATTCTGAGTTTATTAAAGACGGTGCTGGTGCTGGAGCACAAGCAAATCTAGATTTTGTTTTGAACTCAGTTGATTATTTAATGGACGATACAACGCTGATAGAGATCAGAGCCAGAGAAACCGTTTTTAAACCTTTGCGAGAACTGAGTACTTCTGGCAGAAAGTTTGTCAGGTGGCTGAATATTCTTTTACCATCATTTCTATTATTGATTTTTGGTGCTTTTAATTATCAAAAACAGATACGTCAAAGAAAACTAATAAGGAAGATCTATGAGCAAGAATAA
- a CDS encoding integration host factor subunit beta: protein MTKADIVQIISEKTGFVRDDIATIVDSFLETVKESIIEGKHIEIRGFGTMKVKDRKKTVARNPRTGEKVNIPARTVPTFKFSKEFKNAVSKK, encoded by the coding sequence ATGACAAAAGCTGATATCGTGCAGATCATTTCGGAAAAAACCGGATTCGTAAGAGATGATATAGCTACTATAGTAGATTCATTTCTGGAGACTGTAAAAGAGAGTATCATAGAAGGAAAGCACATTGAAATCAGAGGTTTCGGTACAATGAAAGTTAAAGACAGGAAAAAGACTGTAGCCCGCAATCCCCGTACCGGTGAAAAGGTTAACATTCCTGCAAGAACCGTTCCTACATTTAAGTTTTCCAAAGAATTCAAGAACGCTGTAAGTAAAAAATAG